One segment of Primulina tabacum isolate GXHZ01 chromosome 14, ASM2559414v2, whole genome shotgun sequence DNA contains the following:
- the LOC142524300 gene encoding phosphatidylinositol/phosphatidylcholine transfer protein SFH3-like isoform X2: MEEQSSLTEMFNWRKSFGVNTDFDFKELNEVQKYYPQGYHGIDKEGRPIYIERLGKLDFKRLMQVTTLDRYVKYQVEDYEKTHRIRFPACSIAANRHVNRNLVILDVEGVSLKSFTRPVQNVLMQLRNINSDNYPETISQMLIINAGPGFKLLWSAIKCFLDPETESKIQVIGNKYQTKLLEMIHKSELPNFLGGSCNCKLEGGCLRSDKGPWKDISIA; this comes from the exons GACTTTGACTTTAAGGAATTGAATGAAGTACAAAAATATTACCCTCAGGGCTATCACGGCATAGACAAGGAAGGAAGACCAATCTACATTGAAAGATTGGGAAAGCTTGATTTCAAAAGATTAATGCAAGTCACCACTTTAGATCGATATGTCAAATACCAAGTCGAGGATTACGAGAAAACTCATAGGATCAGGTTTCCTGCTTGCTCTATCGCTGCAAACAGACACGTTAACAGAAATTTGGTGATTCTTGATGTTGAAGGCGTG AGCTTGAAGAGTTTTACAAGACCTGTGCAAAATGTCCTTATGCAGCTCCGCAATATTAATAGTGACAATTATCCGGAA ACCATTTCTCAAATGCTTATCATAAATGCTGGTCCTGGCTTTAAATTACTTTGGAGTGCTATAAAATGCTTTCTCGATCCTGAAACAGAATCCAAGATTCAG GTCATTGGCAACAAGTATCAAACCAAATTGCTTGAAATGATTCACAAAAG TGAGCTTCCGAATTTTCTTGGTGGGAGCTGTAACTGTAAGCTTGAAGGAGGCTGCCTCAGGTCAGACAAAGGACCATGGAAAGACATATCCATTGCTTAG
- the LOC142524298 gene encoding AAA-ATPase At3g50940-like yields the protein MHFSYESLPPPNKILTAAASVAASIILLKSIVNDLVPPQFHTYLTSSIKKLSTKLTVVIEEFEGLTSNQMFEAANVYLGTKISPSTHRVKVNKPLKQEELSVTVDNNQEIIDFHDGVKLQWILLSSSIKRATQGNKNGNQKTELRYFELSFHKKFKDTVLKVYLPYILRKAKEIKEEIKTVRLHTVDYNGTDYWSSVVLNHPATFDTMAIDFDVKKEMIEDLNRFVKGKDYYRRVGKAWKRGYLFYGPPGTGKSSLVAAMANYLKFDVYDLDLREVQCNSDLRRLLIGTANRSILVIEDIDCNVGMHNRETDSPAAEDKITLSGILNFIDGLWSSCGDERIIVFTTNHKDRLDSALLRPGRMDVHLEMSYCTFNGFKILSANYLRIEEHGQFVVIEELLTKVKVTPAEVAGELMKSEDADTALLCCIKLLLDKEKIQSKTQYS from the exons ATGCATTTCTCATACGAATCTCTGCCACCTCCGAACAAGATTCTGACAGCAGCGGCATCTGTAGCTGCCTCCATAATTCTCCTAAAATCCATTGTCAATGATCTTGTTCCTCCTCAGTTTCACACATATCTCACTTCCTCCATCAAAAAACTCTCAACCAAACTCACTGTTGTCATAGAAGAATTCGAGGGCCTTACTTCAAATCAAATGTTTGAGGCAGCTAATGTGTATTTGGGCACCAAAATATCCCCCTCCACACACAGAGTCAAGGTGAATAAGCCCCTGAAACAGGAGGAGTTATCCGTAACAGTCGATAATAACCAAGAAATCATTGATTTCCATGATGGGGTTAAGTTACAGTGGATCTTGCTGTCATCTTCCATCAAACGGGCAACTCAAGGGAACAAAAATGGCAATCAGAAAACCGAGCTACGATACTTTGAATTGAGTTTTCACAAGAAATTTAAAGATACTGTGTTGAAAGTTTACTTGCCATACATATTGAGGAAAGCAAAGGAGATCAAGGAAGAAATAAAGACGGTTAGGCTGCATACCGTTGATTACAATGGCACAGATTATTGGAGCTCGGTTGTCTTGAACCATCCTGCAACATTTGATACAATGGCGATAGATTTTGATGTGAAGAAGGAGATGATTGAGGATCTGAATAGATTTGTAAAGGGGAAGGATTATTATAGGAGAGTTGGGAAGGCTTGGAAAAGAGGGTACTTGTTTTATGGTCCACCGGGGACAGGAAAATCGAGTTTGGTGGCAGCCATGGCTAATTATCTCAAGTTTGATGtctatgatttggatttgagaGAAGTACAGTGCAATTCAGATTTGAGAAGACTGTTGATTGGCACGGCAAATCGGTCTATACTTGTAATAGAGGACATTGATTGCAATGTGGGAATGCACAACAGAGAGACTGATAGCCCTGCAGCTGAGGACAAG ATAACATTGTCGGGAATACTTAACTTCATTGATGGCTTGTGGTCGAGCTGTGGAGATGAGAGAATCATAGTCTTCACAACAAATCACAAGGATCGGTTAGACTCAGCCCTGTTGAGACCGGGTCGCATGGACGTGCACTTGGAGATGTCCTACTGCACATTCAATGGTTTCAAGATACTTTCAGCCAATTATCTGAGGATAGAGGAACACGGACAATTCGTTGTGATTGAGGAGCTTTTGACAAAAGTGAAGGTGACACCAGCTGAAGTTGCAGGAGAGCTCATGAAGAGTGAGGATGCAGATACTGCTCTATTATGTTGTATCAAACTCCTTTTGGACAAAGAAAAGATTCAAAGCAAAACTCAATACAGTTGA
- the LOC142524005 gene encoding uncharacterized protein LOC142524005 gives MLEDRLFETLNMESTVFDNVRFEKEKAVARFNQFRRIVKLWQFFELLVVLGLVSWTSARVPAVMKIAGGYFVEFSAYVFNHHVVFIIGNFIIVSLFLIFRRNEEALGQSGGGDGLYDDYVKHSVAIHEREPPPPPGTMVPAVDEFAALGDDEKQIVVCSEEIKANPQPDEVATAIEEATRQLQRFQRTQSEKLKREITVRPRLELRRSETEKYQSKENSETETFESSEIDTLSGDEFRRTVEAFIDKHWSKKSNSPNKFETGGMITW, from the coding sequence ATGCTGGAGGATCGCCTGTTCGAGACTTTGAACATGGAATCAACGGTGTTTGATAATGTCAGGTTTGAGAAGGAGAAGGCGGTGGCCAGGTTCAATCAATTTCGCAGAATCGTGAAGCTGTGGCAGTTTTTCGAACTTTTGGTAGTTCTGGGGCTGGTTTCGTGGACCTCTGCGCGTGTTCCGGCGGTTATGAAAATTGCGGGCGGGTATTTTGTGGAGTTCTCCGCGTATGTGTTCAATCACCACGTTGTTTTCATAATCGGAAATTTCATTATCGTATCGCTGTTTCTGATTTTTCGGCGAAACGAAGAAGCGTTGGGTCAATCCGGAGGCGGCGATGGTTTGTACGATGATTACGTGAAACACAGCGTGGCTATTCATGAACGGGAGCCTCCTCCTCCTCCAGGAACTATGGTCCCAGCGGTTGATGAATTCGCCGCCCTTGGCGATGACGAGAAGCAGATTGTAGTTTGCTCCGAGGAAATCAAGGCGAATCCGCAACCCGACGAGGTGGCGACTGCGATCGAAGAGGCTACGAGACAACTACAGAGGTTCCAGAGGACGCAATCGGAGAAACTGAAGCGTGAGATCACAGTGAGGCCGAGGCTGGAGCTCCGAAGATCGGAAACGGAGAAATACCAGAGCAAGGAGAATTCCGAAACAGAGACTTTCGAATCGTCGGAGATCGACACTCTGAGTGGCGACGAGTTCCGGCGTACCGTCGAGGCTTTCATCGATAAACACTGGAGCAAAAAGAGCAACTCACCGAATAAATTCGAAACTGGGGGAATGATCACTTGGTAA